The DNA region CAACTCTTCTTGGTCTCGTTCCTATAATGCTAAGAATAATATACAACCTTATTTACGTGGATGCAAATGGTCTCCAGATGGAACATGTTGTTTAACTGTAGTAAATAACGATGGGGTTCATGTAACAGAACTTCCTAAAGATCTATACTTTGGTTCTGTCAATCCCGAAAGGAAAATAGATGTTTTAGATTCAGTAATTCATGTCAAAGAAGCTGGACTAGTGTATGACTTCTGTTGGTACCCTGGAATGAATAGTAATGTCCCTGAAACTTGCTGGTATGATatctaatatgttatttaaatgtaaaactaaacACAAATTTTTAAGCCTTTGGCCTGTATTATTGgaaaataccaaaataattaaatattttaaattttattagctgGTTAACAACGAGACAAAATGCCCCAGTGCAGATGTGGGATGCCTTTGATGGATCTCTTAGAGGTTCATACCGCGGCTTCAATGCAGTTGATGAGATGGAACCAGCTTTATCTGTCACATTTAATTCAGAAGGCACTAAAATTGTTGCAGGATATAAAAAATTCTTGCGCACTTTTGATGTtgataggtattattattatatttttgttgaccaataaatgatatatttttatttagagaacataaattctattaatttgatttgatcttCTTtacttagtttaaattttttaatcataaatattgaataaggaatttttttatttctagaccCGGCAGAGACTTTGGAGAACACAAGATTAATTCACCAGCTTCTTGTCTGGTTACAGATAGAAATCTACTAGCTATAGGCTCATGGAATACTACAATCAGTCTTTTCAACATGAGTGAATCAGGGAATTATAAAAGCATAGGAAAAATGCACGGGCATACTGGTAAttgtgtttcatttaaaaatacttattaatctgtatttatattatgaaagcaAAAGTAACTCTTTATGTTAAACTTTCACTGTTAAACTTATGATCATCAATTTTGTGAAGTACTTCTTTTAGCCTTTGAGGGCTTATTTTGGGGATTAAGAGTGTAAATGGATAGACACAAACTGAATTCCAAATGAATGGAGCTGTaggttcatttaattttaaatataaattgtttaatatgtaataaaaaagtaaaagtaagcTATTCatatagttaaatacaattattttgaattcacttatattaaaaaataaattttattctatttattaataacaatagttataatttttaaagtgaaatagTCAGTTTTTGCTGGTTTTACTTTGCACCAGATGAATGCAGAATTTCAAGTAACTTGAAAAATTCATAAAGCTTTGCCAATACAATTTGCTAGTCCAACCAGTTAAGCTACTTGTTCcgagaaagatttttttttattatgcttatTAGTTAATCTCCTGCtactgattaaaattaattttgataatatttactatgtaatattttttattatcaggtGGAGTAACTCACATAAAATTTACTCCAGATGGTCTTAAATTAGTTTCTGGTGCTAGAAAAGACCATAGACTACTTGTATGGGATATTCGGTACTACAGAAGGCCACTCAACATCCTTAGCAGAGTTGTGGATACAAAccaaagaatatattttgatgtgtCACCTTGTGGTAAATATTTAGTTACCGGAGGGACTGATGGTGTCATCAAAGTATGGGATATTGACTCAGTTAATTGGAGTGAAAGTGTTGATGTTACTGAAGTTTCAAAGGATAATGCAACATTTAGGGTGAGTTGTATAGATAATTGGAACTACATGCAATTACTTGTTGGTTTTTTAGTGGCACatacactaatataataaataacaatacctGAAAGTGACATACTACATGCAAACACAGcctggtaataaataaatgtgattcACTAGTAGCTAGTAgtcatattagttttatttaaaaatattaaacataataataaacatacattgTAGACATATAGTCCAATTTCTTTTCTTTATTGATAATTGCATGATGTACAAGTTTTGGCAAAGctgtttttatcataataataaccattttgataaaaataaaacacttgaaCTTGCCTACACtagagaataaaataaaatatgaaaaattattcattataatggTGTATCGAACATTCATGTGATTTTTCCAATTTAGGAAATGTATACAAAGGTACTATATAATGGGCTAACTTTATCAgactattagtattattataattaacatttaattaaaaaattgttatttttgctTCATTTTTTTAACCGTGGTATTAGTGTAACTAAATGTTTCATTTTCTATCTATAAGTCtttg from Vanessa atalanta chromosome 14, ilVanAtal1.2, whole genome shotgun sequence includes:
- the LOC125068735 gene encoding telomerase Cajal body protein 1 homolog, encoding MDIDADLALLNESEINQHDDTNIETNVATEADLYQYPKLFSSKTLLELCNSSWSRSYNAKNNIQPYLRGCKWSPDGTCCLTVVNNDGVHVTELPKDLYFGSVNPERKIDVLDSVIHVKEAGLVYDFCWYPGMNSNVPETCCWLTTRQNAPVQMWDAFDGSLRGSYRGFNAVDEMEPALSVTFNSEGTKIVAGYKKFLRTFDVDRPGRDFGEHKINSPASCLVTDRNLLAIGSWNTTISLFNMSESGNYKSIGKMHGHTGGVTHIKFTPDGLKLVSGARKDHRLLVWDIRYYRRPLNILSRVVDTNQRIYFDVSPCGKYLVTGGTDGVIKVWDIDSVNWSESVDVTEVSKDNATFRFPLHNDCCNSISIHPLRPILATGSGQYHFSDPVSALEDSVMDNDNVARLDKDVSINSDMKYSSNAENSLVFWWIGDLPNIT